From a single Fulvivirga ulvae genomic region:
- a CDS encoding inorganic diphosphatase: MSSNRARISVFSQMLLSMALVSCSISPYEHPPISQNGYVNVVVEIPAGTNLKYEFNAKAEEFEVEIVDGKKRTVNFLPYPGNYGFIPSTLMDKAKGGDGDALDILVISESLSQGTVVEVIPVAVLQLSDQGETDDKIIAVPADEALRTINCITLNCIREKYPKALSIIQDWFSSYKGAGKMKFLGWSNEKVAISEIKKWSVSDEKK, from the coding sequence ATGTCATCTAACCGCGCAAGGATTAGTGTATTTTCTCAAATGCTTCTCAGTATGGCGTTGGTGTCGTGCAGTATTTCTCCTTACGAGCATCCGCCTATTTCGCAAAATGGCTATGTAAATGTAGTGGTAGAGATACCAGCAGGAACCAACCTAAAGTATGAGTTCAATGCAAAAGCAGAGGAGTTCGAGGTAGAGATAGTTGATGGCAAAAAGCGGACTGTTAACTTTCTGCCTTACCCTGGCAACTACGGATTTATACCCTCCACGTTAATGGACAAAGCAAAAGGTGGTGATGGTGATGCTCTTGACATACTTGTAATCTCCGAATCATTATCTCAGGGTACAGTTGTGGAAGTTATTCCGGTTGCGGTATTACAATTATCCGACCAGGGGGAAACCGATGATAAAATAATAGCTGTTCCGGCGGATGAGGCCCTACGCACAATTAACTGTATAACATTGAATTGTATCAGGGAGAAATATCCTAAGGCTTTATCGATCATACAAGATTGGTTTAGCAGCTATAAAGGGGCCGGAAAAATGAAATTTCTTGGATGGTCCAATGAAAAAGTGGCGATAAGTGAAATAAAAAAGTGGTCAGTTTCTGATGAAAAAAAGTAA
- a CDS encoding 3'-5' exonuclease, with protein MKELKDILFLDIETVSSGETYEELNERMKILWSRKASFLKKEEGLTEDEFYFQRAGIYAEFGKIVSIGIGFFHLEEEKRVLRLKALYDENEKALLERFSTILGKMKSDSLKLCAHNGREFDFPYLSRRMLINGISLPTALDLSGKKPWEINHIDTMDMWKFGDWKHYTSLDLLAAIFNIESSKTDMNGSDVNRVYYKDRNLGKIADYCLQDVAVTAQLYLKLKNITSEPFEVTVTPAN; from the coding sequence ATGAAAGAACTAAAGGACATCCTCTTTTTGGATATTGAAACAGTCAGCTCAGGCGAAACATATGAAGAGCTGAATGAGCGGATGAAAATTTTATGGAGCCGCAAGGCCTCCTTTTTAAAAAAGGAAGAAGGACTTACCGAGGATGAATTCTATTTTCAGCGTGCCGGAATTTATGCTGAATTTGGAAAAATAGTGAGTATTGGCATAGGTTTTTTTCATTTGGAGGAAGAGAAGCGGGTGCTCAGACTAAAAGCACTTTATGATGAAAACGAAAAAGCCCTTCTGGAGCGCTTTAGTACCATACTTGGAAAGATGAAATCAGACAGTCTGAAGCTGTGTGCCCACAATGGCAGGGAGTTCGACTTTCCATACTTAAGCCGGAGAATGCTGATAAATGGCATTTCGCTTCCGACGGCTTTGGATCTTTCCGGCAAAAAGCCATGGGAGATCAATCATATTGATACTATGGACATGTGGAAGTTTGGTGACTGGAAACATTATACATCCCTTGATCTTCTGGCAGCAATTTTTAATATTGAATCCAGTAAAACAGACATGAACGGCAGCGATGTAAACCGTGTTTACTATAAAGATCGAAATCTGGGAAAAATAGCCGATTATTGCCTGCAGGATGTAGCTGTAACAGCACAATTGTACTTAAAACTAAAGAATATCACATCAGAACCGTTTGAGGTTACCGTCACGCCAGCCAATTAG
- a CDS encoding sensor histidine kinase, whose product MKRNTIRLLVVLAVLSIAGIVITQVYWFKQAFDTEADQFNRDVSTALYNVANQFFQISNTAEPANNPIRQLSTNYYVVMINNEIDANLLEHLLKTEFGKRNITADFEYGIYDCTNEKMVYGSYVAMDEKLKPASTPGILPKWENQNYYFGVQFPNKASIITNRMGVWMFSSFVLLVVIIFFAYALFVILKQKKLSEVQKDFVNNMTHEFKTPISTIALSTEVLKDPEIIRQPERLLNYTTIIQNENQRLKKQVERVLQMASLDEEEITLKRERINIHEIIDEALKGVALNLEEKAGSVELLMEAENPCINGDRLHIVNVFYNLLDNAIKYTKTVPEIKIRTCNINGKLCIEVQDNGIGISNEERKKVFNKFYRVPTGNVHDVKGFGLGLNYVNLIIMAHKGALKLESEPEKGSTFKLYLNNG is encoded by the coding sequence ATGAAACGCAACACCATAAGGCTATTAGTAGTGCTGGCTGTTCTCAGTATAGCCGGGATAGTCATTACCCAGGTGTATTGGTTTAAGCAGGCATTTGATACCGAAGCAGATCAGTTTAACCGTGACGTGAGCACTGCTCTATATAATGTGGCCAATCAGTTTTTTCAAATTTCCAATACTGCCGAGCCTGCAAATAATCCTATCAGACAACTCTCAACCAACTACTATGTGGTAATGATCAATAATGAAATTGATGCTAACCTGCTGGAACATTTACTAAAAACAGAGTTTGGAAAAAGGAATATTACCGCTGATTTTGAATATGGTATTTATGATTGTACCAACGAAAAAATGGTATACGGTAGTTATGTAGCCATGGACGAAAAACTAAAGCCTGCCAGTACTCCGGGGATACTTCCTAAATGGGAAAATCAGAATTACTACTTTGGAGTACAGTTCCCTAATAAAGCTTCCATTATTACCAATCGCATGGGAGTGTGGATGTTTTCATCATTTGTTTTACTGGTGGTTATCATCTTTTTTGCCTATGCACTATTTGTGATCCTTAAGCAAAAAAAACTCTCCGAGGTACAAAAGGACTTCGTGAACAACATGACCCATGAGTTTAAAACGCCCATCTCAACCATAGCCCTGTCCACAGAGGTTTTAAAGGATCCGGAAATTATCAGGCAGCCGGAGCGATTGCTTAATTATACCACCATTATTCAAAATGAAAACCAGCGTTTAAAAAAACAAGTAGAGCGCGTATTACAAATGGCCAGTCTGGATGAAGAGGAGATCACCCTGAAAAGAGAAAGAATAAATATACACGAAATCATCGATGAAGCTCTAAAAGGAGTTGCTCTAAACCTTGAAGAGAAAGCGGGGAGTGTAGAGCTGCTGATGGAAGCGGAAAATCCGTGCATTAATGGTGACAGGCTGCACATTGTTAATGTATTTTATAATTTGTTAGATAATGCAATCAAATACACCAAAACGGTTCCAGAAATAAAAATCCGGACCTGTAATATCAATGGCAAACTATGCATTGAAGTGCAAGACAACGGAATAGGTATAAGCAATGAGGAGCGTAAAAAGGTTTTTAACAAATTTTATCGTGTACCTACAGGTAATGTTCATGATGTTAAAGGCTTTGGTCTGGGGCTCAACTATGTAAACTTGATAATTATGGCACATAAGGGAGCATTAAAGCTGGAAAGCGAACCAGAGAAAGGCAGTACCTTTAAACTCTATCTGAATAATGGCTGA
- the rnr gene encoding ribonuclease R: MSQKKRKKKNHGKSGGIKEKLNARILSLLNSNYNKVYTASQVAKKLGYRRKDYNREIPYVLSDLHRSGKIIQLTNGSYKSVSEAEFLIGKLDHVNPRFAYLLTPDDKEDVYIKAQDINFAMDGDTVKVQLKGAGDGRKPEGRVVEIVERAREQFVGRIEFSPRFAFVIADNKKIHQDIFVKLDATHGARHNDKVIVKVTQWPAHDKSPEGEIVNVLGPAGDNEAEIHSIMAEFDLPFEFPEHIEQEAEKISDKITKNEIEKRRDFRDVLTFTIDPEDAKDFDDALSFQVLENGNYEIGIHIADVTHYVLPNTTLEKEAFDRATSVYLVDRTVPMLPERLSNGLCSLRPREDKLTFAAVFEMDDKANVQKEWFGRTIIHSDRRFTYEEAQASIETGLGDLVQELQKLNDLAKKLRKERFNKGAVNFETTEVKFKLDEKGKPLGIIPKVRTDAHKLIEEFMLLANRKVAAFVYEMKKGEDKNTFVYRTHDYPNPEKVDSFAQFAKKFGHDLKTDQGSISQSLNSLMTTIEGRPEENVLQQLAIRSMAKAKYTTEAMGHFGLAFKHYTHFTSPIRRYPDMMVHRLLQHYLDKGKSVDKKDFEEKCIHSSEREKRAADAERASIKYKQVEFMQSVEDRIFDGIISGVTEWGIFVEIVETKCEGMVRMVDMKDDYYEFDEKNYRVFGRRNKKMYTLGDKVHVTVKSTDIDRRTIDLEFADKKDMV, encoded by the coding sequence ATGAGTCAAAAGAAAAGAAAAAAGAAGAACCATGGAAAATCCGGAGGTATTAAAGAAAAACTGAATGCCAGGATTCTTTCGCTTCTTAATAGTAATTATAATAAAGTATATACAGCAAGTCAGGTAGCCAAAAAGCTAGGCTACCGAAGAAAAGATTATAACAGAGAGATACCCTATGTGCTTTCAGACCTGCACAGAAGCGGCAAGATCATTCAACTCACCAATGGAAGTTATAAAAGTGTGAGTGAAGCGGAATTTCTCATTGGTAAACTTGACCATGTCAATCCCCGCTTTGCTTATCTATTAACACCGGATGACAAAGAAGATGTCTACATAAAAGCTCAGGATATCAACTTTGCAATGGACGGTGATACGGTAAAGGTACAGCTTAAAGGTGCTGGAGATGGACGAAAGCCAGAAGGCAGAGTAGTTGAGATCGTAGAACGGGCGAGAGAGCAATTTGTAGGACGAATAGAGTTTTCACCACGGTTCGCATTTGTTATTGCGGACAATAAAAAGATCCACCAGGATATATTCGTAAAGCTTGATGCCACGCATGGAGCCAGGCATAACGATAAGGTAATAGTAAAAGTTACCCAATGGCCTGCACATGATAAAAGCCCTGAAGGTGAAATCGTAAATGTGCTGGGGCCGGCAGGTGACAATGAAGCCGAAATACATTCAATAATGGCTGAGTTTGATCTGCCCTTTGAATTTCCCGAACATATTGAACAGGAAGCTGAGAAAATTTCGGATAAGATCACCAAAAACGAGATCGAGAAGAGAAGAGATTTCAGAGATGTGCTGACCTTTACGATAGATCCTGAAGACGCTAAGGATTTTGATGATGCACTTTCTTTCCAGGTTTTGGAGAATGGTAATTACGAAATAGGCATCCACATAGCTGACGTTACGCATTACGTATTGCCCAATACCACACTAGAAAAAGAAGCATTTGACAGGGCCACGTCTGTATATCTGGTAGATCGTACCGTACCTATGCTGCCGGAGAGGCTTTCAAATGGACTTTGTTCACTGAGGCCACGAGAAGACAAGCTGACATTTGCAGCGGTTTTTGAGATGGATGATAAAGCCAATGTGCAGAAAGAGTGGTTTGGAAGAACGATAATACACTCAGATCGCAGATTTACCTACGAAGAAGCACAGGCAAGTATAGAAACAGGCCTTGGAGATTTAGTTCAGGAGCTTCAAAAACTCAATGACCTCGCCAAAAAGCTTAGAAAAGAGAGGTTCAATAAAGGAGCCGTTAATTTTGAGACCACGGAGGTCAAGTTTAAACTTGACGAAAAAGGTAAGCCATTGGGGATTATCCCAAAAGTGCGAACAGATGCACATAAACTTATTGAAGAGTTCATGCTGTTGGCGAATAGAAAAGTAGCTGCCTTTGTATATGAAATGAAGAAAGGTGAAGATAAAAACACCTTTGTGTATCGGACCCACGATTACCCGAACCCTGAAAAAGTTGACTCTTTTGCACAATTTGCCAAAAAGTTTGGTCACGATCTTAAAACTGACCAGGGCTCTATTTCTCAGTCACTTAATAGCCTGATGACAACTATAGAGGGAAGACCGGAGGAGAATGTGTTGCAGCAACTGGCCATTAGGTCCATGGCTAAAGCAAAATATACAACAGAGGCCATGGGTCATTTCGGCCTGGCATTTAAGCATTATACGCACTTCACATCACCGATCAGGAGGTACCCTGATATGATGGTGCACCGGCTTTTGCAGCACTACCTTGACAAAGGTAAATCTGTAGATAAAAAAGACTTTGAAGAAAAATGTATCCACTCATCTGAAAGAGAAAAAAGAGCGGCAGATGCCGAGCGGGCCTCCATTAAATATAAGCAGGTAGAGTTTATGCAAAGTGTAGAAGATCGCATTTTTGATGGTATTATATCAGGCGTTACAGAGTGGGGTATTTTTGTTGAGATTGTGGAAACCAAATGTGAAGGTATGGTGCGTATGGTAGACATGAAGGACGATTACTATGAATTTGATGAGAAAAACTATCGCGTGTTTGGACGGAGAAATAAGAAGATGTATACGCTGGGAGACAAAGTACATGTTACCGTCAAAAGCACTGATATTGATAGAAGAACCATTGATCTTGAATTTGCCGATAAGAAGGATATGGTTTAG
- a CDS encoding response regulator transcription factor has translation MAEKKILFVEDDKNLGFVVQDNLSLKGYDVVRCFDGEEGLQTYKLGQFDLCILDVMLPKKDGFTLARQIRSTDTDIPILFLTAKSMQDDKLEGFRTGADDYIVKPFSMEELVCRIEVFLRRSHSTQESTHEPIHSFKMGQYTFDYNNLTLTGNNSTKVLTQKEADVLRCFCNNLGIVIRREDILKEVWGDDDYFLGRSMDVFISKLRKYLSGDPSIEIVNYHGIGFKLNLKA, from the coding sequence ATGGCTGAAAAGAAAATCCTGTTTGTTGAAGATGATAAAAACCTTGGCTTTGTCGTGCAGGATAACCTGTCTTTGAAGGGCTATGATGTGGTGAGGTGTTTTGATGGGGAAGAAGGCCTGCAAACCTATAAGCTGGGACAGTTTGACCTTTGTATACTGGATGTAATGCTGCCAAAAAAAGATGGCTTTACCCTGGCAAGACAGATACGGTCAACAGATACTGATATTCCCATACTTTTTCTCACCGCCAAGTCCATGCAGGACGATAAGCTTGAAGGCTTCAGGACGGGTGCCGATGACTATATCGTGAAACCATTTAGCATGGAGGAGCTGGTTTGCCGCATAGAAGTTTTTCTCAGAAGAAGCCACTCAACTCAAGAGAGCACTCATGAGCCTATTCATTCTTTTAAGATGGGCCAGTATACTTTTGACTATAACAACCTGACGCTAACCGGCAACAACTCAACTAAAGTGCTGACCCAAAAGGAAGCCGATGTGCTACGTTGCTTCTGCAATAATTTAGGGATTGTTATCAGAAGAGAGGATATACTCAAAGAAGTGTGGGGAGATGACGATTATTTTTTAGGGCGTAGCATGGATGTCTTTATATCAAAACTCAGGAAGTACCTTTCCGGCGACCCTTCCATTGAAATCGTAAATTATCATGGCATCGGCTTCAAGCTGAATTTAAAAGCCTGA
- a CDS encoding DUF1573 domain-containing protein, translating to MNKLLSTIAFILLAAMSYAQDLVTSTNNADFLWEESLTYDFGKITLNEPAIHTFRFTNNGETPLIISSAKASCGCTVAAYTREAIMPGETGEITATYNAKKSGPFQKGITITSNARDNVVVLYLKGEVTE from the coding sequence ATGAACAAGTTACTTTCAACTATCGCATTCATTTTACTGGCAGCAATGTCATATGCTCAGGACCTTGTAACATCAACAAACAATGCTGATTTCCTATGGGAAGAGTCCTTGACTTATGATTTCGGAAAAATTACACTAAACGAACCTGCAATACACACTTTCAGGTTTACGAACAATGGGGAAACTCCCCTGATCATTTCAAGTGCTAAAGCGTCTTGCGGCTGTACAGTGGCGGCATATACCAGGGAAGCCATCATGCCGGGTGAAACCGGCGAGATCACCGCCACTTATAATGCTAAAAAGAGCGGCCCTTTTCAGAAAGGTATCACAATTACTTCCAATGCCAGGGACAACGTTGTTGTTTTGTACCTGAAAGGGGAAGTAACTGAATAG
- a CDS encoding tetratricopeptide repeat protein, giving the protein MSKLVFTPLMLVCSLCFAQSDLQGLYDSARLNSDLSLAREVNNMASQLNEKKVMANSYFLMAYLQKKDEKFYEAVSNYFHALSIYRSLDDKKQIANVTENIANIYNATGFHDKALEYYYDVIRIRTVLRDTTGLMKVNSATGLQLQEMGRYEEALVLYAQTLSMAQTVDDKYRIYWINNNIGRLYRSLNDFPNARTAYEKSIQAATSENEVGEVYNNLGYLYLTVNDTLSAHKYFKESLNLLTDQMFIGTVYTNLAHIYESRNTDSTQLFFEKSFSFFTDHQIAMREEYFEVCRKLKEINRNNGNLSEALKYSDNIDQLTADLLELRVNLNDMYNQYQVEAATYKFASQEKARALARQLKIDQYIKWALAVLALVLITLLIILYRKNRKIQFAQDTARKIYKVIHS; this is encoded by the coding sequence ATGAGTAAACTTGTTTTTACCCCTTTAATGCTGGTCTGCTCGTTGTGTTTTGCACAATCAGATTTACAGGGTCTTTATGACTCTGCCCGACTTAACTCAGATCTTAGTCTTGCCAGAGAGGTTAACAATATGGCCAGCCAATTAAATGAAAAGAAGGTTATGGCTAATTCATACTTTCTAATGGCCTATTTGCAAAAAAAAGATGAGAAATTCTACGAGGCTGTTTCGAATTACTTTCATGCCTTATCTATTTACCGATCGCTAGATGACAAAAAGCAGATTGCCAATGTAACCGAAAACATTGCCAACATATATAATGCAACCGGTTTTCATGATAAAGCCCTTGAATACTACTATGATGTAATCAGGATCAGAACCGTACTCAGAGATACCACGGGACTGATGAAGGTGAACTCTGCCACGGGACTGCAGCTACAAGAAATGGGCCGGTACGAGGAAGCTCTTGTCCTTTATGCTCAAACTCTAAGTATGGCTCAGACCGTCGATGATAAGTACCGTATCTACTGGATAAATAATAATATCGGACGCTTATACAGATCGCTGAACGATTTCCCCAACGCGAGGACCGCTTATGAGAAGTCCATACAAGCGGCTACCAGTGAAAATGAGGTTGGCGAAGTCTACAATAACCTGGGCTATCTGTATTTAACTGTTAACGATACCTTGTCAGCTCATAAATATTTTAAAGAATCGCTCAACCTACTTACTGACCAAATGTTTATTGGAACTGTCTACACCAACCTGGCTCATATTTATGAATCGAGGAATACAGATTCTACACAGCTTTTCTTTGAAAAAAGCTTTTCATTTTTTACTGACCATCAGATAGCTATGAGGGAGGAGTATTTTGAAGTATGCAGAAAATTGAAGGAGATCAATCGCAATAATGGCAATCTCAGCGAGGCTCTAAAATACAGTGATAATATTGACCAACTAACTGCGGATTTGCTGGAGTTACGCGTAAACCTCAATGACATGTATAACCAATATCAGGTAGAAGCTGCAACCTACAAATTTGCCAGCCAGGAAAAGGCCCGGGCACTGGCCCGACAGCTAAAAATTGATCAATATATTAAATGGGCACTGGCCGTACTGGCCTTAGTATTGATTACCCTGCTGATCATTTTGTATAGGAAAAACCGTAAAATACAATTTGCTCAGGATACCGCCAGAAAAATTTATAAGGTCATTCATTCCTGA
- a CDS encoding alkaline phosphatase D family protein, translating to MIYLHSAILICFWVCILTGCSPPENPDKYLEYVWAGSVTDSSAVIAFKTSRESVVRIVYSPDKNFSQDVRYSPSVEVKATDFLTSKTSLDSLKSATSYYYKLEMDGELTADEKLKGYFKTFPHGMFSYKVAFASCARTGSRSRIFRTIQEQGPLFYMNTGDLHYENIKNNCEYAFAKAFFDVQRSTSQSFLYHRIPFVYMWDDHDYGPNNSAKDAGCKKEAIEAYKRFVPHYPLAFDDNKGPISQVFNVGRVKYLLTDLRSQKQRPRYSGCEKVKEGTNFGNEAHLNWFKEQLLQAKADSMIVAWVSGIPWISDKRSRKYECDEKDDWGGFGEERRVIANFIEDYEIPLFILSGDAHMVAIDDGSNSGFATSGETKIPVFHAAPLDNFGIYKGGPYSNGYSARNGQFGLMEVIDTGGNQICIQWSAMDKYGRVINSSLGKPLKYRFCRNLY from the coding sequence TTGATTTATCTGCATTCAGCAATATTAATATGTTTCTGGGTTTGCATACTTACCGGCTGTTCACCGCCGGAAAATCCGGATAAGTACCTTGAGTATGTCTGGGCAGGTTCGGTTACCGATAGCTCGGCTGTTATCGCATTTAAGACTAGCCGGGAGTCGGTAGTAAGAATTGTCTATTCACCAGATAAGAATTTTTCTCAGGATGTTCGGTACTCACCGTCCGTAGAAGTAAAAGCTACGGATTTTCTGACTTCAAAAACTTCATTAGATAGCCTTAAAAGTGCAACCAGCTACTATTACAAGCTTGAAATGGATGGCGAACTTACGGCAGATGAAAAGCTAAAAGGCTATTTTAAAACATTTCCGCATGGTATGTTCTCTTATAAGGTTGCCTTTGCTTCATGCGCAAGGACCGGCTCCAGAAGCAGGATATTCCGCACGATTCAAGAGCAAGGCCCATTGTTCTATATGAATACCGGCGATCTTCATTATGAAAATATAAAGAACAATTGTGAATACGCTTTTGCAAAGGCATTTTTTGATGTGCAACGTTCGACGTCACAATCATTTCTTTATCATCGCATACCCTTTGTTTATATGTGGGACGACCATGATTATGGGCCGAATAACAGTGCTAAGGATGCTGGTTGTAAAAAGGAAGCCATCGAAGCTTACAAGCGATTTGTGCCCCATTATCCTTTAGCGTTTGATGACAACAAGGGACCCATTTCTCAGGTTTTCAATGTTGGCAGGGTAAAGTATTTGCTAACTGATTTGCGCTCTCAGAAACAGCGACCACGGTATTCAGGATGTGAAAAAGTAAAAGAGGGCACCAATTTTGGCAATGAAGCACATCTTAACTGGTTTAAAGAGCAGTTATTGCAAGCTAAGGCTGATTCAATGATCGTGGCTTGGGTTTCAGGTATACCATGGATCAGTGACAAGAGAAGCAGGAAGTATGAATGCGATGAAAAAGATGACTGGGGAGGCTTTGGGGAAGAGAGAAGGGTGATTGCCAATTTCATTGAAGATTATGAAATCCCGCTGTTTATCCTCTCAGGAGATGCGCACATGGTAGCCATTGATGATGGCAGTAACAGTGGCTTCGCCACCTCCGGAGAAACAAAAATACCCGTATTTCATGCTGCACCCCTGGATAACTTTGGTATTTATAAAGGCGGCCCCTATAGCAATGGTTATAGTGCTCGTAACGGTCAGTTTGGGCTGATGGAGGTCATTGACACTGGAGGAAATCAGATTTGCATCCAATGGTCGGCCATGGATAAATACGGAAGGGTTATTAATAGCAGCCTTGGAAAACCATTAAAATACAGATTTTGCAGAAACCTGTATTAA
- a CDS encoding polyprenyl synthetase family protein translates to MKNLKQLQALISKEIENAEYGKAPKELYEPIEYIMLLGGKRLRPLLTLLAYSLYKDDVTSILKQAIAVEVFHNFTLMHDDIMDDAPLRRGKNTVHEEWNHNTAILSGDVMLVKAYEMLITDDASLTVDIFQAFNQCAREVCQGQQLDMLFESRETVTEEEYLDMIRQKTAVLLGFSLELGGLLAGVAKESCKALREFGINIGIGFQLMDDLLDVYADKDKFGKQVGGDILSNKKTFLLIKALDNAKGKQRKELEDWLNKKQFEPEHKVRAVTQIYNELGIKELTEHTMSKYFEQGFHSLKQINAPLHRKAMLKKFAERLAAREK, encoded by the coding sequence ATGAAAAATCTAAAGCAACTACAGGCATTAATTTCAAAGGAAATTGAGAACGCCGAATATGGAAAAGCTCCAAAAGAGCTATATGAACCCATAGAATATATTATGTTATTGGGAGGCAAGCGATTAAGGCCATTGCTGACTCTGCTGGCTTATTCCCTTTACAAGGATGATGTAACATCCATCTTGAAACAGGCTATTGCCGTGGAGGTGTTTCATAACTTCACTTTGATGCACGATGACATTATGGATGACGCCCCGCTGAGAAGAGGGAAGAATACAGTTCATGAGGAGTGGAACCATAATACGGCTATCCTTTCCGGAGATGTGATGCTGGTTAAGGCATATGAAATGTTGATTACTGACGACGCATCACTAACAGTTGATATTTTTCAGGCATTTAATCAGTGCGCCCGTGAAGTGTGCCAGGGGCAGCAGCTCGATATGCTTTTCGAAAGCCGAGAAACAGTTACAGAGGAAGAATACCTGGATATGATCAGGCAAAAGACTGCCGTGCTTCTAGGCTTTAGCCTTGAGCTTGGAGGACTGCTTGCCGGGGTAGCAAAAGAAAGCTGCAAAGCACTGCGAGAGTTTGGTATTAATATAGGTATTGGATTCCAACTGATGGATGACCTGCTTGATGTCTATGCAGATAAAGATAAGTTTGGCAAACAAGTTGGAGGAGATATTCTGTCAAATAAAAAAACATTTCTGCTGATAAAAGCATTAGATAATGCTAAGGGTAAGCAAAGGAAAGAGCTTGAGGACTGGCTTAACAAAAAACAATTTGAACCGGAGCATAAAGTAAGAGCTGTAACTCAGATCTATAACGAACTCGGCATTAAAGAACTTACAGAGCATACCATGAGCAAGTATTTTGAGCAGGGGTTTCACTCTTTGAAGCAGATCAATGCCCCATTGCATCGCAAGGCCATGCTGAAAAAGTTTGCTGAAAGACTGGCTGCCCGGGAAAAATAG
- a CDS encoding helix-turn-helix domain-containing protein codes for MNNKILLGNKIAFYRKKLKMTQSEFIQRVNQVAGISFRNATLSSWENGQSSPTSDLLPVIAQILQTPVTYLFAEDENGDIPDLPNDIATAESEIFNGARAKTELYRKIFEESPEEAFEDLLREYEALVNANERLKEDKQKLEGKLSASSDFLTQLINMKGS; via the coding sequence TTGAATAATAAAATTCTCTTAGGCAATAAAATTGCTTTTTACCGCAAAAAACTTAAGATGACGCAATCTGAGTTCATCCAGAGGGTAAATCAGGTTGCGGGTATTTCTTTTAGGAACGCTACACTTTCCTCATGGGAGAATGGACAGTCTTCCCCTACAAGTGATTTATTGCCTGTAATTGCCCAGATATTACAAACTCCGGTTACTTATTTATTTGCAGAAGACGAGAACGGTGATATCCCCGATTTGCCAAATGACATAGCAACCGCAGAATCTGAGATTTTCAACGGAGCTCGTGCAAAAACAGAACTCTATCGCAAGATTTTTGAAGAAAGCCCGGAGGAGGCATTCGAGGATCTGCTCCGTGAGTATGAAGCCCTGGTCAATGCCAACGAACGTTTAAAGGAAGACAAACAAAAGCTTGAAGGTAAGCTATCCGCCTCCAGTGATTTTCTTACTCAGCTTATTAACATGAAGGGTAGCTGA